The following coding sequences are from one Panicum hallii strain FIL2 chromosome 5, PHallii_v3.1, whole genome shotgun sequence window:
- the LOC112895064 gene encoding probable glutamate carboxypeptidase LAMP1 → MATAAMATSRGGKPREPLLQSPTLTAANGGGAAGRRRFLAFLAVTAALVASYRLLEPANSSRYHALFLTLGSNATAAAHLRALTLRPHVAGTEANAAAARYVLHAFSSLSFPAHITPYSVLLSYPVHRSLTLAAARGLAARPFSLVQETYKGDPFAEAAVEVIPTYFAYSASGSVAAEVVYANYGHNEDYAYLASRGVDVAGKVALVRYGDIHCEDMVRNARAAGAAAAIVYTDAKDFGGSAPKGAKRKWFPDARWLPPTGVQVGTLYYGNGDPTTPLWPSCAAGDDCERLSAEDLSASEAMPGIPALPVSARDGETILKAMAGDVAPPKWQGGEGAPVYRLGPGPAVLNLTYIGNDTLATIENVYAVIQGKEEPDRYVIIGNHRDAWTFGAIDPNSGTAAMLEIAERLSKLQAKGWRPRRTIILCSWDAEEFALIGSTEWVEENMDTLASRAIAYLNVDISVFGPGGLRPRATPQLDELIKEASKMVPDPDEPSQTLYDTMMRYHPPITRVAGAGTDFAAFLQHIGVPSLDMSYGLFDEYPVYHSLYDDYVWVERFGDPLFQRHVAVASVWGLIALKLADDEIIPFNYVSYASELEECTKDIAEKCKGFPVSLSPLQKSIKQLETAATKIHEEKKLLQAENWSLKTRQYTLKVREINDRLMMAERAFTNREGLAGRPWYKHMIYASSDQDDWGTKAFPGIVSAMDKAKKSNTTESWRSLQHEIYRVARAVSKASAVLDGGLT, encoded by the exons ATGGCCACAGCTGCCATGGCCACGTCTCGCGGCGGCAAACCGCGGGAGCCGCTCCTCCAGTCTCCCACGCTCACCGCCgccaacggcggcggcgcggccgggagGCGCAGGTTCCTCGCCTTCCTCGCCGTCACGGCGGCTCTGGTCGCGTCGTACCGCCTCCTCGAGCCAGCCAATTCGTCGCGCTACCACGCGCTCTTCCTTACCCTCGGCTCCAACGCCACCGcggccgcccacctccgcgcgCTCACCCTCCGCCCCCACGTCGCCGGCACCGAGGCCAACGCGGCCGCGGCACGCTACGTGCTCCACGCGttctcctccctctccttcccGGCGCACATCACCCCTTACTCGGTGCTCCTCTCCTACCCCGTCCACCGCTCCCTCACCctcgccgcggcgcgcggcctcGCCGCCAGGCCCTTCTCCCTGGTGCAGGAGACCTACAAGGGCGACCCGTTCGCCGAGGCCGCGGTGGAGGTCATCCCGACGTACTTCGCCTACTCGGCGTCCGGCTCGGTCGCCGCCGAGGTCGTCTACGCCAATTACGGGCACAACGAGGACTACGCCTACCTCGCCTCCCGCGGCGTCGACGTCGCGGGCAAGGTCGCGCTCGTGCGGTACGGCGACATCCACTGCGAGGACATGGtgcggaacgcgcgcgccgcgggcgccgccgccgcgatcgtgTACACCGACGCCAAGGACTTCGGCGGCAGCGCCCCCAAGGGAGCGAAGCGGAAGTGGTTCCCCGACGCGCGGTGGCTGCCGCCGACCGGCGTGCAGGTGGGGACCCTGTACTACGGGAACGGCGACCCAACCACGCCGCTGTGGCCGTCGTGCGCCGCGGGGGACGACTGCGAGCGGCTGAGCGCGGAGGACCTGAGCGCGAGCGAGGCGATGCCCGGCATCCCGGCGCTGCCGGTGTCGGCCAGGGACGGCGAGACGATCCTCAAGGCGATGGCCGGCGACGTGGCGCCGCCCAAGTGGCAGGGCGGCGAGGGCGCGCCCGTGTACCGGCTCGGCCCCGGCCCCGCCGTGTTGAATCTCACCTACATT GGAAACGACACCTTAGCAACCATCGAAAATGTGTATGCGGTGATCCAAGGGAAAGAAGAGCCTGACAG ATATGTGATCATAGGCAACCATCGTGATGCGTGGACATTTGGAGCGATTGATCCTAACAGTGGGACAGCAGCAATGCTTGAG ATCGCGGAGCGGTTGTCCAAGCTACAAGCCAAAGGGTGGAGGCCTAGACGAACGATAATCCTGTGCAGTTGGGACGCCGAAGAGTTTGCTCTG ATCGGGTCAACTGAATGGGTCGAGGAGAACATGGACACTCTAGCTTCGAGAGCTATTGCTTACCTGAACGTGGACATATCAGTGTTTGGTCCTGGGGGTCTTAGACCCCGTGCAACCCCTCAACTTGATGAGTTGATCAAAGAAGCGAGTAAAATG GTACCTGATCCTGATGAGCCGTCTCAAACCTTGTATGACACCATGATGCGCTATCACCCACCG atAACTAGAGTGGCTGGTGCTGGAACTGATTTTGCAGCATTTCTCCAGCATATTGGGGTCCCATCACTTGACATGTCTTATGGACTGT TCGACGAATACCCTGTTTACCACTCGCTGTATGATGATTATGTTTGGGTGGAGAGGTTTGGAGACCCCTTGTTCCAGAGGCATGTTGCAG TGGCCAGCGTCTGGGGTCTGATTGCTCTGAAACTTGCTGACGATGAGATCATACCCTTTAATTATGTCTCTTATGCGTCCGAGCTGGAG GAATGCACAAAAGATATCGCAGAGAAATGTAAAGGATTCCCTGTCAGTTTATCTCCTTTACAGAAGTCCATCAAGCAGCTTGAGACCGCAGCCACTAAAATTCACGAGGAGAAGAAG TTGCTGCAAGCAGAAAACTGGAGCCTAAAGACAAGGCAGTACACCCTGAAAGTCAGGGAGATAAACGACAGGTTGATGATGGCCGAGCGAGCGTTCACCAACCGAGAGGGACTCGCCGGCAGACCATGGTACAAGCATATG ATCTATGCATCGTCGGATCAGGATGACTGGGGCACCAAAGCCTTCCCCGGTATCGTCTCGGCCATGGACAAGGCCAAGAAGTCCAACACAACCGAGTCCTGGCGGTCGCTGCAGCATGAGATTTACAGGGTCGCAAGGGCGGTGTCCAAGGCTTCTGCAGTCCTGGATGGTGGGCTAACATGA
- the LOC112895291 gene encoding probable glutamate carboxypeptidase LAMP1: MSRLDAASLLAPAWPPRAKPRPRGRFLCLGLSATLASLALLLFLALRPAPNPEPNYGALFLSLGSNDTAAAHLRALTLHPHVAGTRANSLTARYVRDALSALAFPAHVTPYSVLLSYPVHRSLSLSAPGRGAAATSFALRQETYRGDPYAAAAAEAIPTFYAYAASGSVSAEAVYANYGREEDFAYLGARGVDVAGKVALARYGRIHCEDIAHNARVAGAAAAVVYTDPLHYGGAPWEAPFPDSRWLPPSGVQVGSLFRGVGDPTTPMWASSEGCERLSVEEAMRTDDMPLIPALPVSARDAMEIHGAMGGPVAPAGWQGREDGPVYRLGPGPAVLNLTYLGNDTMATIENVFAIIEGAEEPDRYVILGNHRDAWTFGASDPNSGTAAMIELAQRFSMMQKQGWRPRRTIIFCSWDAEEYGLTGSTEWVEENQEMLSSRAVAYLNIDVSVVGPGFLPSTTPQLDELLQEITKVVQDPDNSSQTVYDSWIKLNGSPQVLRLGDGGSDYSAFVQHAGIPSMNVAFGEGPGYPVYHSLYDDYVWMEKFGDPGFRRHVAAASIWGMMALRLANDEIIPFNYMSYAMELEAYTKVLENGLKGTAVTCSPLYNSIRDLRTAATKANNEQKELREQLLSKQLSKDSMKIRQLNDRLMQAERAFTSREGIFKQEWFKHLVYGPSDQNDWDTAVYPGIANAIASARSSNTSESWRSVQHEIYRVARAVAQASAVLSGRLT, translated from the exons ATGTCCCGCCTCGACGCGGCCTCGCTCCTCGCCCCCGCCTGGCCGCCGCGGGCCAAGCCCCGCCCGCGAGGCCGCTTCCTGTGCCTCGGCCTCTCCGCCACGCTCGCCTCCCTCgcgctgctcctcttcctcgcgcTCCGCCCCGCGCCCAACCCGGAGCCCAACTACGGCGCGCTCTTCCTCTCCCTCGGCTCCAACGACACCGCTGCCGCGCACCTCCGCGCGCTCACCCTCCACCCGCACGTCGCGGGGACCAGGGCCAACTCCCTCACCGCCCGCTACGTGCGCGACGCGCTCTCCGCGCTCGCCTTCCCCGCCCACGTCACGCCCTACTCCGTGCTCCTCTCCTACCCCGTCCAccgctccctctccctctcggcgccaggccgcggcgccgccgcaaCCTCCTTCGCCCTGAGGCAGGAGACCTACCGGGGCGACCCCtacgcggccgccgcggcggaagCCATCCCGACCTTCTACGCGTACGCGGCGTCCGGGTCGGTCTCCGCGGAGGCCGTGTACGCCAACTACGGCCGCGAGGAGGACTTCGCGTACCTCGGCGCCCGCGGCGTCGACGTCGCAGGCAAGGTCGCGCTCGCGCGGTACGGGAGGATCCACTGCGAGGACATTGCGCACAATGCGCGCGTCgcgggcgccgcggccgccgtggTGTACACGGACCCGCTCCATTACGGCGGCGCCCCCTGGGAGGCGCCGTTCCCCGACTCCCGGTGGCTGCCGCCCAGCGGCGTGCAGGTGGGCAGCCTGTTCCGCGGCGTGGGCGACCCGACGACGCCGATGTGGGCGTCGTCCGAGGGGTGCGAGCGCCTCAGCGTGGAGGAGGCCATGCGCACCGACGACATGCCGCTCATCCCGGCGCTGCCGGTGTCGGCGCGCGACGCGATGGAGATACACGGCGCCATGGGCGGGCCCGTGGCGCCGGCGGGCTGGCAGGGCCGGGAGGACGGCCCCGTGTACCGCCTCGGGCCCGGGCCGGCGGTTCTGAACCTGACGTATCTT GGGAACGATACGATGGCAACGATCGAGAATGTCTTTGCCATCATCGAAGGTGCTGAAGAGCCAGATAG GTATGTTATCCTGGGTAACCATCGTGATGCTTGGACGTTTGGAGCATCTGACCCCAACAGTGGAACTGCAGCTATGATTGAG TTAGCTCAAAGGTTTTCGATGATGCAAAAGCAAGGTTGGAGACCTCGACGAACAATTATCTTCTGTAGCTGGGATGCAGAAGAGTACGGATTG ACAGGATCAACTGAATGGGTTGAAGAAAACCAGGAGATGCTATCTTCTAGAGCTGTCGCTTATCTAAATATTGACGTTTCAGTCGTTGGCCCAGGATTCCTGCCGTCTACAACTCCCCAACTTGATGAGTTGCTTCAGGAAATAACTAAAGTG GTTCAAGATCCTGACAATTCATCTCAGACTGTATATGATTCATGGATCAAATTGAATGGTTCTCCCCAG GTTCTAAGACTAGGCGATGGAGGATCTGACTACTCAGCCTTTGTCCAACATGCTGGTATTCCTTCAATGAATGTAGCGTTTGGTGAAG GACCAGGATATCCGGTTTACCACTCCTTGTACGATGACTACGTGTGGATGGAAAAATTCGGAGATCCTGGGTTCCGACGGCATGTTGCAG CTGCTAGTATATGGGGAATGATGGCTTTGAGGCTGGCCAATGATGAGATCATACCCTTCAATTACATGTCCTATGCAATGGAGCTTGAG GCATACACAAAAGTATTAGAGAATGGATTAAAGGGAACAGCTGTTACGTGTTCCCCACTGTACAACTCAATCAGAGATCTCAGAACGGCAGCTACCAAAGCCAACAACGAACAAAAG GAACTTCGAGAGCAACTGCTGAGCAAGCAGCTGAGCAAGGATTCAATGAAAATCCGACAGCTCAATGACCGGCTCATGCAGGCCGAGCGAGCATTCACTAGCAGGGAAGGCATCTTCAAGCAAGAATGGTTTAAGCATCTG GTGTATGGGCCTTCAGACCAGAACGACTGGGATACTGCAGTCTACCCCGGTATAGCCAATGCCATAGCCAGCGCTCGGAGCAGCAATACTTCGGAGTCCTGGAGATCTGTACAGCATGAGATTTACAGAGTGGCCAGGGCCGTGGCACAGGCATCTGCTGTACTGAGTGGCCGTCTGACATGA